A region of Arabidopsis thaliana chromosome 5, partial sequence DNA encodes the following proteins:
- the CRN gene encoding Protein kinase superfamily protein (CORYNE (CRN); FUNCTIONS IN: protein kinase activity, kinase activity, ATP binding; INVOLVED IN: regulation of meristem growth, regulation of root meristem growth, meristem maintenance, regulation of flower development; LOCATED IN: plasma membrane; EXPRESSED IN: 25 plant structures; EXPRESSED DURING: 11 growth stages; CONTAINS InterPro DOMAIN/s: Protein kinase, catalytic domain (InterPro:IPR000719), Serine/threonine-protein kinase-like domain (InterPro:IPR017442), Protein kinase-like domain (InterPro:IPR011009); BEST Arabidopsis thaliana protein match is: Leucine-rich repeat protein kinase family protein (TAIR:AT2G31880.1); Has 92136 Blast hits to 91345 proteins in 2709 species: Archae - 107; Bacteria - 9592; Metazoa - 32171; Fungi - 7128; Plants - 29600; Viruses - 232; Other Eukaryotes - 13306 (source: NCBI BLink).) translates to MKQRRRRNGCSSSNTISLLLLFFLVFFSRTSTSTSCRRRTVKHLSTTSTSSTPLESRITSKVIVISIVSGILTGLVSALVLAFLVRSIVKFMKQTPILKGPVVFSPKITPKSLHAALSNGIQLLGSDLNGKYYKMVLDNGLVVAVKRLGSLEGVGSPESSSSKSVKRRLQKELELLAGLRHRNLMSLRAYVRESDEFSLVYDYMPNGSLEDVMNKVRTKEVELGWEIRLRVAVGIVKGLQYLHFSCETQILHYNLKPTNVMLDSEFEPRLADCGLAKIMPSSHTAVSCYSAPESSQSNRYTDKSDIFSFGMILGVLLTGRDPTHPFCEESASGGSLGQWLKHLQQSGEAREALDKTILGEEVEEDEMLMALRITIICLSDFPADRPSSDELVHMLTQLHSF, encoded by the exons atgaagcaaagaagaagaagaaatggatgTAGTAGTAGCAACACTATCTCTCTACTCTTATTATTCTTCTTAGTCTTCTTTTCAAGAACAAGCACAAGTACAAGTTGTCGTAGAAGAACTGTTAAACACTTATCCACAACTTCAACATCATCTACACCACTTGAATCAAGAATCACTTCCAAGGTTATTGTGATTAGTATCGTCTCAGGGATTTTAACAGGGTTGGTTTCAGCTTTGGTGTTAGCTTTCTTGGTTCGTAGCATTGTCAAATTCATGAAACAGACGCCAATTCTCAAAGGTCCAGTGGTGTTTTCTCCTAAGATTACTCCTAAATCTCTCCACGCAGCTCTCAGTAATGGTATTCAGTTGCTTGGCTCTGACCTTAATGGTAAATACTATAAGATGGTTCTTGATAATGGTCTAGTGGTTGCAGTCAAGAGACTAGGCTCACTTGAAGGAGTTGGTTCACCAGAAAGTAGTAGTAGCAAGTCGGTTAAGAGAAGGTTGCAGAAGGAACTTGAGCTTCTTGCTGGGTTAAGGCATAGGAACCTTATGAGTTTACGAGCTTATGTTCGCGAATCTGATGAGTTCTCTCTGGTCTATGATTACATGCCTAATGGTAGCCTTGAGGATGTGATGAATAAAGTTAGAACGAAAGAGGTAGAGCTTGGATGGGAGATTAGGCTTAGAGTTGCAGTTGGAATTGTGAAAGGGCTTCAGTATCTTCATTTCAGTTGTGAGACCCAGATTCTTCATTATAACCTGAAACCTACAAATGTGATGTTGGATTCTGAGTTTGAGCCTCGGCTTGCTGATTGTGGATTGGCCAAGATCATGCCTAGTTCACACACAGCGGTATCTTGCTACTCTGCCCCTGAGTCCTCTCAAAGTAACAG ATACACAGACAAAAGCGACATATTCAGCTTTGGGATGATATTGGGTGTTCTTTTAACCGGAAGAGACCCGACCCACCCGTTCTGCGAAGAGTCTGCAAGCGGAGGTAGCTTAGGACAGTGGCTGAAACATTTACAACAGTCTGGGGAAGCACGAGAAGCATTAGATAAGACTATTCTTGGAGAGGAAGTGGAGGAAGACGAAATGTTAATGGCTTTAAGAATCACCATCATCTGCCTTTCTGACTTTCCGGCAGACCGGCCTTCAAGTGATGAGCTTGTCCACATGCTTACACAACTGCACAGCTTTTAG
- the CRN gene encoding Protein kinase superfamily protein (CORYNE (CRN); FUNCTIONS IN: protein kinase activity, kinase activity, ATP binding; INVOLVED IN: regulation of meristem growth, regulation of root meristem growth, meristem maintenance, regulation of flower development; LOCATED IN: plasma membrane; EXPRESSED IN: 25 plant structures; EXPRESSED DURING: 11 growth stages; CONTAINS InterPro DOMAIN/s: Protein kinase, catalytic domain (InterPro:IPR000719), Serine/threonine-protein kinase-like domain (InterPro:IPR017442), Protein kinase-like domain (InterPro:IPR011009); BEST Arabidopsis thaliana protein match is: Leucine-rich repeat protein kinase family protein (TAIR:AT2G31880.1); Has 55771 Blast hits to 55472 proteins in 1453 species: Archae - 44; Bacteria - 2468; Metazoa - 16951; Fungi - 4037; Plants - 25285; Viruses - 100; Other Eukaryotes - 6886 (source: NCBI BLink).): MKQRRRRNGCSSSNTISLLLLFFLVFFSRTSTSTSCRRRTVKHLSTTSTSSTPLESRITSKVIVISIVSGILTGLVSALVLAFLVRSIVKFMKQTPILKGPVVFSPKITPKSLHAALSNVKRLGSLEGVGSPESSSSKSVKRRLQKELELLAGLRHRNLMSLRAYVRESDEFSLVYDYMPNGSLEDVMNKVRTKEVELGWEIRLRVAVGIVKGLQYLHFSCETQILHYNLKPTNVMLDSEFEPRLADCGLAKIMPSSHTAVSCYSAPESSQSNRQKRHIQLWDDIGCSFNRKRPDPPVLRRVCKRR, encoded by the exons atgaagcaaagaagaagaagaaatggatgTAGTAGTAGCAACACTATCTCTCTACTCTTATTATTCTTCTTAGTCTTCTTTTCAAGAACAAGCACAAGTACAAGTTGTCGTAGAAGAACTGTTAAACACTTATCCACAACTTCAACATCATCTACACCACTTGAATCAAGAATCACTTCCAAGGTTATTGTGATTAGTATCGTCTCAGGGATTTTAACAGGGTTGGTTTCAGCTTTGGTGTTAGCTTTCTTGGTTCGTAGCATTGTCAAATTCATGAAACAGACGCCAATTCTCAAAGGTCCAGTGGTGTTTTCTCCTAAGATTACTCCTAAATCTCTCCACGCAGCTCTCAGTAATG TCAAGAGACTAGGCTCACTTGAAGGAGTTGGTTCACCAGAAAGTAGTAGTAGCAAGTCGGTTAAGAGAAGGTTGCAGAAGGAACTTGAGCTTCTTGCTGGGTTAAGGCATAGGAACCTTATGAGTTTACGAGCTTATGTTCGCGAATCTGATGAGTTCTCTCTGGTCTATGATTACATGCCTAATGGTAGCCTTGAGGATGTGATGAATAAAGTTAGAACGAAAGAGGTAGAGCTTGGATGGGAGATTAGGCTTAGAGTTGCAGTTGGAATTGTGAAAGGGCTTCAGTATCTTCATTTCAGTTGTGAGACCCAGATTCTTCATTATAACCTGAAACCTACAAATGTGATGTTGGATTCTGAGTTTGAGCCTCGGCTTGCTGATTGTGGATTGGCCAAGATCATGCCTAGTTCACACACAGCGGTATCTTGCTACTCTGCCCCTGAGTCCTCTCAAAGTAACAG ACAAAAGCGACATATTCAGCTTTGGGATGATATTGGGTGTTCTTTTAACCGGAAGAGACCCGACCCACCCGTTCTGCGAAGAGTCTGCAAGCGGAGGTAG
- the SFC gene encoding ARF GTPase-activating protein (SCARFACE (SFC); FUNCTIONS IN: ARF GTPase activator activity, phosphoinositide binding; INVOLVED IN: xylem and phloem pattern formation, response to auxin stimulus, phloem or xylem histogenesis, leaf morphogenesis; LOCATED IN: cytosol, trans-Golgi network transport vesicle, plasma membrane; EXPRESSED IN: 22 plant structures; EXPRESSED DURING: 13 growth stages; CONTAINS InterPro DOMAIN/s: Arf GTPase activating protein (InterPro:IPR001164), Pleckstrin homology-type (InterPro:IPR011993), Ankyrin repeat-containing domain (InterPro:IPR020683), BAR (InterPro:IPR004148), Pleckstrin homology (InterPro:IPR001849), Ankyrin repeat (InterPro:IPR002110); BEST Arabidopsis thaliana protein match is: ARF-GAP domain 1 (TAIR:AT5G61980.1); Has 64753 Blast hits to 27558 proteins in 1221 species: Archae - 110; Bacteria - 5131; Metazoa - 34265; Fungi - 4887; Plants - 2591; Viruses - 654; Other Eukaryotes - 17115 (source: NCBI BLink).) yields the protein MHFTKLDDSPMFRKQLQSMEESAEILRERSLKFYKGCRKYTEGLGEAYDGDIAFASALETFGGGHNDPISVAFGGPVMTKFTIALREIGTYKEVLRSQVEHILNDRLLQFANMDLHEVKEARKRFDKASLTYDQAREKFLSLRKGTKSDVAAALEQELHTSRSMFEQARFNLVTALSNVEAKKRFEFLEAVSGTMDAHLRYFKQGYELLHQMEPYINQVLTYAQQSRERSNYEQAALNEKMQEYKRQVDRESRWGSNGSNGSPNGDGIQAIGRSSHKMIDAVMQSAARGKVQTIRQGYLSKRSSNLRGDWKRRFFVLDSRGMLYYYRKQCSKPSGSGSQLSGQRNSSELGSGLLSRWLSSNNHGHGGVHDEKSVARHTVNLLTSTIKVDADQSDLRFCFRIISPTKNYTLQAESALDQMDWIEKITGVIASLLSSQVPEQRLPGSPMGSGHHRSASESSSYESSEYDHPTTEEFVCERSFLGYNERPSRSFQPQRSIRKGEKPIDALRKVCGNDKCADCGAPEPDWASLNLGVLVCIECSGVHRNLGVHISKVRSLTLDVKVWEPSVISLFQALGNTFANTVWEELLHSRSAIHFDPGLTVSDKSRVMVTGKPSYADMISIKEKYIQAKYAEKLFVRRSRDSDFPQSAAQQMWDAVSGNDKKAVYRLIVNGDADVNYVYDQTSSSSLTLSRVILVPERPKREDVLLRLRNELLDRTGSSSNISPEGSGGSSLLHCACEKADLGMVELLLQYGANVNASDSSGQTPLHCCLLRGKVTIARLLLTRGADPEAMNREGKTALDIAAESNFTDPEVLALLSDTNGYNHRQC from the exons ATGCATTTCACTAAGCTTGATGACTCTCCCATGTTCCGCAAACAG tTACAAAGCATGGAGGAGAGCGCAGAAATATTGCGGGAAAGAAGTCTCAAGTTTTACAAAGGATGCCGGAAATACAC TGAAGGACTAGGCGAGGCATACGATGGGGACATTGCTTTCGCAAGTGCACTTGAAACATTTGGTGGAGGCCATAATGATCCAATAAGTGTGGCTTTTGGAG GACCGGTAATGACGAAATTTACAATTGCGTTGAGGGAAATTGGGACTTATAAGGAAGTTCTTCGGTCACAG GTGGAACATATACTGAATGACAGATTACTTCAGTTTGCCAATATGGACTTGCATGAAGTTAAG GAAGCTCGGAAGCGCTTTGACAAGGCTAGCCTTACCTACGATCAG GCCCGTGAGAAGTTTTTATCTTTGAGGAAAGGTACAAAAAGTGACGTTGCTGCTGCTTTAGAACAG GAACTTCATACTTCGAGGTCTATGTTTGAGCAAGCTCGGTTCAACCTT GTGACTGCTCTATCAAATGTTGAAGCTAAGAAAAGGTTTGAATTTTTGGAAGCAGTCAGTGGAACAATGGATGCACATCTTCGGTACTTCAAACAG GGTTACGAATTACTGCATCAGATGGAACCATATATCAATCAG GTCTTGACATATGCGCAACAATCCAGAGAAAGATCAAATTATGAACAAGCAGCACTTAATGAAAAGATGCAGGAGTACAAAAGACAGGTTGATCGAGAGAGCAGGTGGGGTTCAAATGGTTCTAATGGATCACCAAATGGAGATGGCATACAAGCAATCGGTAGAAGCTCTCACAAAATGATAGACGCCGTAATGCAATCTGCTGCAAGAGGAAAG GTGCAAACAATAAGGCAAGGTTATCTCTCTAAACGATCTTCAAACCTGAGAGGAGACTGGAAAAGAaggttttttgttcttgacaGCCGGGGAATGCTCTATTATTACCGAAAACAGTGTAGCAAACCATCt GGGTCTGGAAGCCAGCTTTCTGGACAGAGAAATAGCTCCGAGCTTGGGTCTGGACTGCTTAGTAGGTGGCTTTCTTCGAATAATCATGGACATGGTGGTGTCCATGATGAGAAGTCTGTAGCTCGTCATACAGTGAACTTACTCACCTCAACAATTAAAGTCGACGCTGATCAATCAGATCTGAGGTTTTGCTTTAGGATCATATCACCTACAAAAAACTACACGTTGCAG GCTGAGAGTGCACTCGATCAAATGGATTGGATAGAAAAGATCACTGGGGTTATTGCATCACTACTTAGTTCTCAGGTCCCTGAACAG CGTCTTCCTGGTAGTCCCATGGGAAGTGGCCACCATCGATCTGCTAGTGAAAGTAGCTCATATGAAAGTTCTGAATATGATCATCCTACTACTGAAGAATTTGTATGTGAGAGGAGCTTTTTGGGGTACAATGAAAGGCCATCAAGAAGTTTTCAGCCGCAACGGTCCATTAGAAAGGGTGAGAAGCCCATTGATGCTCTTCGAAAGGTCTGTGGGAATGACAAATGTGCGGATTGTGGAGCTCCAGAACCAGACTGGGCTTCTTTAAATCTGGGGGTTCTTGTCTGTATCGAATGTTCTGGTGTTCACCGTAATCTTGGTGTGCATATATCTAAG GTTAGGTCACTCACTCTCGACGTGAAAGTATGGGAGCCATCTGTTATAAGTTTGTTCCAAGCTCTTGGAAATACTTTCGCAAACACAGTTTGGGAGGAATTGCTTCATTCAAGGAGCGCCATCCATTTTGACCCCGGCTTAACAGT GTCTGATAAATCCAGGGTGATGGTCACTGGAAAACCCAGCTATGCTGATATGATATCTATCAAGGAGAAGTATATACAAGCTAAG TATGCGGAGAAGTTATTTGTTCGGAGATCAAGAGACAGCGATTTCCCACAATCAGCTGCACAACAAATGTGGGACGCAGTGAGTGGCAATGATAAAAAAGCTGTTTACCGGCTCATTGTCAATGGTGATGCGGATGTGAATTATGTGTATGACCAAACTTCCAGTTCTTCGTTAACACTTTCCAGAGTAATATTAGTACCAGAAAGGCCAAAGCGTGAGGATGTTCTACTCAGATTAAGAAATGAGTTACTTGATAGAACAGGTAGTTCTTCAAATATATCTCCTGAGGGAAGCGGAGGTTCCTCTCTGCTTCACTGTGCTTGTGAGAAGGCAGACCTTGGGATGGTAGAGCTTTTGCTGCAGTATGGTGCAAATGTAAACGCCTCAGATTCAAGTGGTCAAACGCCGCTGCACTGTTGTCTTCTCAGAGGAAAAGTGACAATAGCAAGATTGCTTCTCACTAG GGGAGCAGACCCGGAAGCTATGAACAGAGAAGGCAAAACCGCTCTTGATATTGCTGCAGAGTCAAATTTTACTGATCCAGAAGTTCTTGCTCTCCTTTCAGACACAAATGGATACAATCACAGACAGTGCTGA
- the CRN gene encoding Protein kinase superfamily protein (CORYNE (CRN); FUNCTIONS IN: protein kinase activity, kinase activity, ATP binding; INVOLVED IN: regulation of meristem growth, regulation of root meristem growth, meristem maintenance, regulation of flower development; LOCATED IN: plasma membrane; EXPRESSED IN: 25 plant structures; EXPRESSED DURING: 11 growth stages; CONTAINS InterPro DOMAIN/s: Protein kinase, catalytic domain (InterPro:IPR000719), Serine/threonine-protein kinase-like domain (InterPro:IPR017442), Protein kinase-like domain (InterPro:IPR011009); BEST Arabidopsis thaliana protein match is: Leucine-rich repeat protein kinase family protein (TAIR:AT2G31880.1); Has 90342 Blast hits to 89573 proteins in 2628 species: Archae - 105; Bacteria - 9194; Metazoa - 31524; Fungi - 7067; Plants - 29119; Viruses - 228; Other Eukaryotes - 13105 (source: NCBI BLink).), translating to MKQRRRRNGCSSSNTISLLLLFFLVFFSRTSTSTSCRRRTVKHLSTTSTSSTPLESRITSKVIVISIVSGILTGLVSALVLAFLVRSIVKFMKQTPILKGPVVFSPKITPKSLHAALSNVKRLGSLEGVGSPESSSSKSVKRRLQKELELLAGLRHRNLMSLRAYVRESDEFSLVYDYMPNGSLEDVMNKVRTKEVELGWEIRLRVAVGIVKGLQYLHFSCETQILHYNLKPTNVMLDSEFEPRLADCGLAKIMPSSHTAVSCYSAPESSQSNRYTDKSDIFSFGMILGVLLTGRDPTHPFCEESASGGSLGQWLKHLQQSGEAREALDKTILGEEVEEDEMLMALRITIICLSDFPADRPSSDELVHMLTQLHSF from the exons atgaagcaaagaagaagaagaaatggatgTAGTAGTAGCAACACTATCTCTCTACTCTTATTATTCTTCTTAGTCTTCTTTTCAAGAACAAGCACAAGTACAAGTTGTCGTAGAAGAACTGTTAAACACTTATCCACAACTTCAACATCATCTACACCACTTGAATCAAGAATCACTTCCAAGGTTATTGTGATTAGTATCGTCTCAGGGATTTTAACAGGGTTGGTTTCAGCTTTGGTGTTAGCTTTCTTGGTTCGTAGCATTGTCAAATTCATGAAACAGACGCCAATTCTCAAAGGTCCAGTGGTGTTTTCTCCTAAGATTACTCCTAAATCTCTCCACGCAGCTCTCAGTAATG TCAAGAGACTAGGCTCACTTGAAGGAGTTGGTTCACCAGAAAGTAGTAGTAGCAAGTCGGTTAAGAGAAGGTTGCAGAAGGAACTTGAGCTTCTTGCTGGGTTAAGGCATAGGAACCTTATGAGTTTACGAGCTTATGTTCGCGAATCTGATGAGTTCTCTCTGGTCTATGATTACATGCCTAATGGTAGCCTTGAGGATGTGATGAATAAAGTTAGAACGAAAGAGGTAGAGCTTGGATGGGAGATTAGGCTTAGAGTTGCAGTTGGAATTGTGAAAGGGCTTCAGTATCTTCATTTCAGTTGTGAGACCCAGATTCTTCATTATAACCTGAAACCTACAAATGTGATGTTGGATTCTGAGTTTGAGCCTCGGCTTGCTGATTGTGGATTGGCCAAGATCATGCCTAGTTCACACACAGCGGTATCTTGCTACTCTGCCCCTGAGTCCTCTCAAAGTAACAG ATACACAGACAAAAGCGACATATTCAGCTTTGGGATGATATTGGGTGTTCTTTTAACCGGAAGAGACCCGACCCACCCGTTCTGCGAAGAGTCTGCAAGCGGAGGTAGCTTAGGACAGTGGCTGAAACATTTACAACAGTCTGGGGAAGCACGAGAAGCATTAGATAAGACTATTCTTGGAGAGGAAGTGGAGGAAGACGAAATGTTAATGGCTTTAAGAATCACCATCATCTGCCTTTCTGACTTTCCGGCAGACCGGCCTTCAAGTGATGAGCTTGTCCACATGCTTACACAACTGCACAGCTTTTAG